A part of Pseudanabaena sp. BC1403 genomic DNA contains:
- a CDS encoding nucleoside monophosphate kinase, which yields MARIILLGASGSGRTTQALHLQSLLNIPVISTSEILRLEMATATDLGMEVKKFIDAGEFVPDMLMIELMRLRLEMEDAQQGWILEGYPRTSFQAEELDFLLDELGCPLDHAIYLQASEETLMQRSRSRGGSDDSIEIIQKRIEQFLDLTIPLLEYYGYKQKLLTIDSELDVATVSAHLERGINSNL from the coding sequence ATGGCAAGAATTATTCTATTAGGGGCATCGGGCTCAGGACGTACTACGCAAGCTTTACATCTACAATCTTTGCTCAATATTCCTGTGATCTCAACTAGTGAAATTTTGCGATTAGAGATGGCAACAGCAACAGATTTAGGTATGGAAGTAAAAAAATTCATCGATGCTGGTGAATTTGTGCCTGACATGCTGATGATTGAGCTGATGCGATTGCGGCTTGAGATGGAAGATGCTCAACAGGGGTGGATTTTAGAGGGCTATCCCCGCACTTCTTTTCAAGCCGAGGAGTTAGATTTTTTATTGGATGAGTTGGGCTGTCCTCTTGACCATGCAATTTATTTACAAGCTTCTGAAGAGACATTGATGCAGCGATCGCGATCGCGTGGCGGCTCTGATGACTCGATTGAGATAATTCAAAAACGAATTGAGCAATTTTTAGATCTGACTATTCCTTTATTAGAATATTACGGCTATAAACAGAAATTACTCACTATCGATAGTGAGTTAGATGTAGCCACGGTCAGCGCTCACCTAGAGCGTGGCATAAACTCAAACTTATAG
- a CDS encoding antibiotic biosynthesis monooxygenase, translated as MILEVAILDVKSDLTEDFESAFKVASKIIASMSGYISHELQCCLETKNRYILLVRWQKLEDHTIGFRQSPQYQKWRSLLHHFYDPFPTVEHYKSIMLT; from the coding sequence ATGATTTTAGAAGTTGCGATTCTTGATGTTAAATCTGATTTGACGGAAGATTTTGAAAGTGCTTTCAAAGTCGCCTCAAAAATTATAGCTTCCATGTCGGGTTATATTTCCCATGAGTTACAGTGTTGCCTAGAAACTAAAAATCGCTATATTCTCCTTGTGCGTTGGCAAAAATTAGAAGATCATACAATCGGGTTTAGACAGTCGCCACAATATCAAAAATGGCGTTCTCTACTTCACCACTTTTACGATCCCTTCCCGACAGTAGAACATTATAAAAGCATTATGCTGACTTAA
- the dprA gene encoding DNA-processing protein DprA, giving the protein MSLSPNQERAYWLAWSQIRGIGPVLMKRLYQAFGGSMSEAWNAMPSDLQAVEGIGGQTLEAIRQAQREVEPVALLAVHEHNNLNFWTPSDHEYPQLLWEIPDPPPILYYRGNLTNWNERNTVAIVGTRNATPYGRRWTKKLVSALASRGFTIISGMAEGIDGEAHKACLEVGGQTVAVVGTGVDRIYPYKHKSLYEQIVSSGLVVSEYPQGTPPDKTHFPARNRIIAGLSRVTLVMEAPERSGALITAYQANEYGRDVYALPNSLEVSEAKGCLNLLGKGAQAILGVDELLESLGMLPNLDKPAPAIAISELPLLQQNILQAIGFGDPVGLDWIVEQTQIPSGEVLGALTYLELVGAIAPYPGMRYQRLV; this is encoded by the coding sequence ATGAGCCTTAGCCCAAATCAGGAAAGAGCCTATTGGTTAGCATGGTCACAAATACGTGGTATTGGGCCAGTATTGATGAAGCGACTTTATCAAGCCTTTGGCGGCTCCATGTCTGAGGCTTGGAATGCTATGCCGAGTGATTTACAAGCTGTCGAAGGTATTGGTGGTCAGACCCTCGAAGCAATTCGTCAAGCGCAGCGCGAAGTAGAACCTGTGGCTCTATTGGCTGTACATGAACATAACAATCTTAACTTCTGGACTCCAAGCGATCACGAATATCCGCAGTTACTTTGGGAGATTCCTGATCCACCACCAATTTTGTATTATCGAGGAAATCTAACTAATTGGAATGAGCGGAACACCGTTGCGATCGTGGGGACGCGCAACGCTACACCATATGGAAGACGGTGGACAAAGAAATTAGTCTCAGCGTTAGCTAGTCGTGGATTTACGATTATCTCTGGTATGGCAGAAGGTATTGATGGAGAAGCACACAAAGCTTGCTTGGAAGTTGGTGGTCAAACTGTTGCTGTAGTGGGGACAGGAGTCGATCGCATTTATCCATACAAACACAAGTCTCTATACGAGCAGATTGTGTCTTCAGGCTTAGTGGTAAGTGAATATCCCCAAGGGACTCCACCCGACAAAACTCATTTCCCTGCCCGTAATCGAATTATTGCAGGACTTAGCCGCGTGACATTAGTAATGGAAGCACCAGAGCGATCGGGAGCCTTAATCACCGCCTATCAGGCAAATGAATATGGGCGCGATGTCTATGCCTTGCCAAATTCCCTCGAAGTGAGTGAAGCAAAGGGCTGCCTGAATCTTTTGGGTAAAGGTGCACAGGCAATTTTAGGTGTGGATGAGCTGTTAGAATCTTTGGGAATGTTGCCGAATTTAGATAAGCCAGCACCTGCGATCGCAATTTCTGAATTACCACTCCTGCAACAAAATATTCTCCAAGCGATCGGGTTTGGCGATCCCGTTGGTTTAGATTGGATTGTGGAACAAACCCAAATTCCTTCGGGTGAGGTGTTGGGGGCTTTGACATATTTGGAGCTTGTCGGTGCGATCGCGCCATATCCTGGAATGCGATATCAACGTTTGGTGTAA
- a CDS encoding Uma2 family endonuclease — MVSQLSKSQSTSESIGDTFYPESDGKPMADNTKQFRWILTIQQNIDWLYANDAQVFVAGDLFWYPVKGQNKIVAAPDTMVVFGRPKGDRGSYQQWLEDDIAPQVVFEILSPSNSRIEMSKKLLFYSLYDVEEYYVYDPDTNDLEVWIRGDRSLDSVSEAHNWVSPRLGIRFDISEELQIYRPDGTKFYSYIEINQKLAQESDRADQEKQRADLAAQQLAEMAEQLKQYRDRFGDL; from the coding sequence ATGGTTAGTCAATTAAGCAAAAGTCAAAGCACGTCTGAAAGCATAGGAGATACCTTCTATCCTGAAAGTGATGGAAAACCAATGGCAGATAATACAAAACAATTTCGTTGGATTTTGACGATTCAGCAAAATATTGATTGGCTATATGCCAATGATGCTCAGGTATTTGTGGCAGGCGATCTGTTTTGGTATCCCGTCAAGGGACAAAATAAAATCGTGGCAGCTCCCGATACGATGGTGGTGTTTGGTAGACCAAAGGGCGATCGCGGTTCATATCAGCAATGGCTAGAGGATGATATTGCACCGCAAGTTGTATTTGAGATTCTCTCTCCTAGTAATTCTCGAATTGAGATGTCAAAGAAGTTACTATTTTACTCGCTCTACGATGTGGAAGAATATTATGTTTACGATCCTGACACCAATGATTTAGAAGTATGGATTAGAGGCGATCGCAGTCTGGACAGTGTTAGCGAGGCGCATAATTGGGTCAGTCCTAGGCTTGGTATTCGCTTTGATATCAGTGAGGAGTTACAGATTTATCGTCCTGACGGTACTAAGTTTTATTCTTATATCGAGATTAATCAAAAGTTAGCGCAAGAAAGCGATCGGGCTGATCAGGAAAAGCAAAGGGCTGATCTAGCGGCTCAACAGCTTGCAGAAATGGCAGAACAACTCAAACAATATCGCGATCGCTTTGGAGATTTATAG
- a CDS encoding M20 family metallopeptidase: MTFATTASPTHTNFKIRADILELQASLVQWRRDFHRFPELGFKEKRTANAIAEKLMAWGIPHQTGIAQTGIVATIVGTKKGNNKVLAIRADMDALPIQEENIVSYKSQIDGLMHACGHDGHTAIAIGTAKYLWENRDRFSGTVKIIFQPAEEGPGGAKPMIEAGVLENPKVDAVIGLHLWNSLPLGTVGVRAGALMAATEYFHCKIIGRGGHGALPHQTIDSILVAAQVVNTLHTIVSRNISPLDSAVISIGEFHAGSATNIIADSARISGTVRFFNPEVGVKLALRIEEAIAGVCAAHGATYELQYTKLYPPVINDYAIAELVRSVAETVIETPAGIVPECQTMGGEDVSFFLEAVRGCYFFLGSANPDKGLAYPHHHPRFNFDEKALATGVEIFARCVEKFLG; the protein is encoded by the coding sequence ATGACTTTTGCTACCACCGCCTCACCTACCCATACTAACTTCAAGATTCGCGCTGATATTCTCGAACTGCAAGCTAGCCTTGTCCAATGGCGTAGAGACTTTCACCGCTTTCCTGAGCTTGGATTTAAAGAAAAGCGTACAGCTAATGCGATCGCAGAAAAATTAATGGCATGGGGCATTCCACACCAAACAGGCATAGCCCAAACAGGCATTGTTGCAACGATCGTAGGGACAAAAAAAGGCAATAATAAAGTTTTAGCGATCCGTGCTGATATGGATGCGCTCCCGATTCAAGAAGAAAATATCGTTAGTTATAAATCGCAAATTGACGGACTGATGCACGCCTGTGGTCATGATGGGCATACCGCGATCGCGATCGGTACGGCAAAATATCTGTGGGAAAATCGCGATCGGTTTAGTGGCACTGTGAAAATAATTTTCCAGCCAGCTGAAGAGGGGCCAGGAGGTGCAAAACCGATGATCGAAGCGGGGGTACTCGAAAATCCTAAGGTTGATGCGGTGATTGGGTTACATCTTTGGAATAGCTTGCCCCTTGGCACAGTCGGAGTGCGAGCAGGTGCATTGATGGCAGCTACAGAATATTTTCATTGCAAGATTATTGGACGGGGTGGACATGGTGCTCTTCCACATCAGACGATTGATTCGATTTTAGTAGCAGCCCAAGTCGTAAATACGCTTCATACGATTGTCTCCCGCAATATCAGTCCTCTTGATTCCGCAGTAATTAGTATCGGAGAATTTCACGCAGGTTCTGCTACAAATATCATTGCTGATTCTGCACGAATCAGTGGAACGGTGCGATTCTTTAATCCTGAAGTTGGCGTAAAGCTAGCATTACGTATAGAGGAAGCGATCGCAGGTGTATGTGCAGCGCATGGAGCTACTTACGAGTTGCAATATACAAAGCTCTATCCGCCTGTGATTAATGATTATGCGATCGCAGAATTAGTTCGCTCTGTTGCTGAAACCGTGATCGAAACTCCCGCAGGTATAGTTCCTGAATGCCAAACAATGGGCGGTGAAGATGTATCCTTCTTTTTGGAAGCTGTGCGTGGGTGCTATTTCTTTCTCGGTTCTGCAAATCCTGATAAGGGTTTGGCATATCCTCACCATCATCCTCGATTCAATTTCGATGAGAAGGCTCTAGCAACTGGCGTAGAGATTTTTGCCCGTTGTGTAGAGAAGTTTTTGGGATAG
- the recJ gene encoding single-stranded-DNA-specific exonuclease RecJ, whose amino-acid sequence MSLTNWRILETVEIPTWLSEKVGKFAAQLLCQRGIIEPEQVESFLDITAYQPTSAFAFGIEMEQAIARIQKAYEQGETIAIWGDFDADGITATSVLWEGLGQFFAQGDRLVFYIPDRLKESHGISIRGLDELRSQCQSAGKSLSLIITCDTGSTCFDALTYAQDLGIDVIVTDHHTLPDERPPVAAIINPRYLPNQHPLFNLSGVAVAYKLMEALYETLPEIPQKPLEDLLDLVAIGLVADLVKLTGDCRYLAQKGIEVLRQKQRLGVKMLLEQCKRVGDRPIDISFGIAPRINAVSRIWGDVRKCVELLTTRDERVCKALIEQTELANTQRKALQKKVFKQVQAKIEQLDLSTTGLIVLADPQWSVGVLGLVAGQVVAEYARPTILCTVEDGIAKGSARSLEGINLYDLLKGQEHLLLSFGGHPLAGGLSFALENLQLLTESIDQKFWSQYGQLQSKAINIDLEVNIADLSKELFNEFKQLEPFGMGNPYPKLLVRDCQFSEISNANIRTQKGQKVEYIKTEFTLSDRNGNQIYGDWWGHYSYELPDTSCDVVIELVDNAFRRRYDVRLLDFHAQSAPLSAELPSLATSIKNSDLNLKIIDWRGRNPSDLDSHLLATNSATICDRCPQSWQDVNTIIDRAHQANQAIALVYPRPEQINGAIAWQTLVGIAKYLSRTGKEIRRSQLIAKLGIDDQDVLQIGFEELQQYGYAMDAIAVSSDDRDSIIRISSILSTYDGFTSASQFIQAANELAFQQQFFDSQLLKNALHSSAG is encoded by the coding sequence ATGTCTCTAACCAATTGGCGAATTTTAGAAACAGTTGAAATACCGACTTGGTTAAGCGAAAAAGTTGGTAAATTTGCAGCGCAGTTACTTTGTCAGAGAGGAATCATTGAGCCTGAGCAAGTAGAATCATTTTTAGATATTACTGCTTATCAACCCACTAGTGCCTTTGCTTTTGGTATAGAGATGGAGCAGGCGATCGCCCGAATCCAGAAAGCCTATGAACAGGGAGAAACGATCGCAATTTGGGGGGATTTTGATGCGGATGGGATTACTGCAACATCCGTCTTATGGGAAGGATTAGGACAATTTTTTGCTCAAGGCGATCGTTTAGTGTTTTATATCCCAGATCGGCTCAAAGAGTCGCATGGGATCTCGATTAGAGGTTTAGATGAGCTGCGATCGCAATGTCAATCAGCAGGAAAATCACTAAGCTTAATCATTACTTGTGATACGGGTAGCACTTGTTTTGATGCGTTAACCTATGCTCAGGATTTAGGAATTGATGTGATTGTCACCGATCACCATACTTTGCCAGACGAGCGTCCACCAGTAGCTGCAATTATCAATCCGCGTTACTTACCAAATCAGCATCCATTATTTAATTTGTCGGGGGTAGCAGTTGCCTACAAATTAATGGAAGCGTTATATGAAACCTTACCAGAAATTCCCCAGAAGCCCTTAGAGGACTTGTTGGATTTGGTTGCGATCGGCTTAGTGGCTGACCTAGTGAAACTTACTGGAGATTGTCGATATCTTGCGCAAAAGGGAATAGAAGTATTGCGGCAAAAGCAACGCCTCGGAGTCAAAATGCTCTTGGAGCAATGTAAAAGAGTCGGCGATCGCCCGATAGATATTAGCTTTGGGATTGCTCCGCGTATTAATGCCGTGAGTAGAATTTGGGGCGATGTACGGAAATGCGTAGAATTGCTGACTACTCGCGACGAGAGGGTCTGCAAAGCGCTAATTGAACAGACTGAACTGGCTAACACACAGCGTAAAGCTTTACAAAAAAAGGTTTTTAAACAGGTTCAAGCTAAAATCGAACAACTCGATCTTTCTACGACAGGGCTGATTGTGCTGGCCGATCCGCAATGGTCAGTAGGCGTTTTAGGCTTAGTGGCGGGACAAGTGGTTGCCGAATATGCACGTCCGACGATTCTCTGTACAGTTGAAGATGGAATTGCTAAAGGCAGTGCGCGATCGCTAGAGGGTATAAATCTTTACGATCTCCTCAAAGGGCAAGAACATCTATTGCTCAGCTTCGGCGGACATCCGCTTGCAGGCGGTTTGAGTTTTGCACTTGAGAATTTGCAGTTGCTGACTGAGTCGATCGATCAGAAGTTTTGGAGTCAATATGGTCAATTGCAAAGTAAAGCGATCAACATTGATTTAGAAGTAAATATCGCCGATCTTAGCAAAGAATTATTTAACGAATTTAAACAACTAGAACCTTTTGGTATGGGTAATCCCTACCCCAAGTTGTTAGTTCGTGATTGCCAATTTTCAGAGATATCCAATGCGAATATTCGGACTCAAAAAGGACAGAAAGTTGAATATATTAAGACAGAATTTACTCTAAGCGATCGCAATGGCAATCAGATTTATGGCGATTGGTGGGGGCATTATAGTTATGAGTTGCCTGATACCAGTTGCGATGTGGTGATTGAACTAGTCGATAATGCTTTTCGCCGCCGTTATGATGTGCGACTGCTTGATTTTCATGCTCAGAGTGCGCCTCTGAGCGCTGAGTTGCCATCCCTCGCAACATCAATCAAAAATTCTGATCTAAATCTCAAGATCATTGATTGGCGCGGGCGTAATCCGAGCGATCTTGATTCCCACTTATTAGCAACTAATTCAGCAACTATCTGCGATCGCTGTCCTCAAAGTTGGCAAGATGTCAACACTATTATCGATCGCGCCCATCAAGCTAATCAAGCTATTGCTTTGGTCTATCCTCGCCCTGAACAGATAAATGGAGCGATCGCATGGCAAACCTTAGTGGGAATTGCCAAATATTTAAGTCGAACTGGAAAAGAAATTAGGCGATCGCAACTAATCGCAAAATTAGGAATTGATGATCAAGATGTGTTGCAGATTGGATTTGAGGAGCTTCAACAATATGGTTATGCTATGGATGCGATCGCTGTTTCGTCAGATGATAGAGATTCGATTATCCGTATAAGCTCTATTCTATCAACATATGATGGATTTACCTCAGCAAGCCAATTTATCCAAGCCGCAAATGAGTTAGCTTTCCAGCAACAATTTTTTGATAGTCAGTTGTTGAAGAACGCCCTGCACTCAAGTGCGGGCTAA
- a CDS encoding HNH endonuclease signature motif containing protein, with protein sequence MIDVGTTFEDALVETCVDPDVSRPRVRPLHEELPSDWRVEFPRTLREKNPIGTRFRCNLRVCQKHNKDGSVLGQPYLRADKSSIVRIEDYTPERAIHAILNSSSISERSYSYIDLGELTGTDLESIRQSALKVSSESHVTESATNRYSRSDRVKAYVRFRANGICECCDEIAPFISRNGEPYLEVHHINDLSKGGEDSIFNTAAICPNCHSEITHGVDGSLLNESLRSRINKKESNADRTSINPLTRAERAKADWL encoded by the coding sequence ATGATTGACGTTGGAACTACCTTTGAAGATGCGCTTGTCGAGACTTGCGTTGACCCTGACGTTTCTCGTCCGCGGGTTCGACCACTTCATGAGGAGCTTCCGTCCGATTGGCGGGTCGAGTTTCCAAGAACTCTCAGAGAAAAAAATCCGATTGGAACGCGATTCCGATGCAACCTTCGAGTGTGCCAAAAACACAATAAAGACGGTTCGGTTCTAGGTCAGCCCTATCTTCGTGCTGATAAATCATCTATTGTGCGAATTGAAGACTACACACCTGAGAGGGCTATTCATGCCATACTCAATTCTAGCTCCATCAGCGAAAGATCATACAGCTACATTGATCTGGGGGAGTTGACTGGAACCGATCTCGAATCCATCCGCCAAAGTGCCCTCAAAGTAAGCTCAGAGTCCCATGTAACCGAGAGCGCAACCAATCGCTATTCTCGGAGTGATAGGGTCAAGGCATACGTTCGGTTCCGAGCGAATGGAATTTGTGAGTGTTGCGATGAGATTGCGCCGTTTATCAGCCGTAACGGAGAACCTTACCTCGAAGTTCACCATATTAATGATCTCAGCAAAGGAGGCGAAGACTCAATCTTTAATACAGCCGCCATTTGCCCAAACTGCCACTCCGAAATTACTCATGGGGTCGATGGTTCACTCCTCAATGAATCCCTTCGATCACGAATCAACAAGAAGGAAAGTAATGCCGATAGAACGTCAATCAATCCACTCACAAGAGCAGAGAGAGCAAAAGCTGACTGGCTATAA
- a CDS encoding GNAT family N-acetyltransferase, with protein sequence MTIEIIKADLSKQDHAEALIQLMSEYALDSMGGGQDLSEFAKNNLVAELSRRSSVHVIIAFVDRIPAGLAICLEGFSTFACKPLLNIHDLIVSAPYRGQGLSKLILQMVEAIALDLGCCKITLEVLDGNHVAKAAYKSFGFSGYELNPQMGHALFWEKKLSIATCL encoded by the coding sequence ATGACAATTGAAATAATTAAGGCAGATCTTAGTAAGCAGGATCATGCAGAAGCGTTAATCCAATTGATGAGTGAATATGCTCTTGATTCAATGGGAGGAGGTCAAGATCTGTCAGAATTTGCTAAAAATAATCTAGTTGCCGAATTATCTAGGCGTAGTTCTGTGCATGTCATTATCGCATTCGTCGATCGCATTCCTGCGGGTCTAGCTATCTGTTTGGAAGGTTTCTCTACTTTCGCTTGTAAGCCGCTACTGAATATTCATGATCTGATTGTTTCTGCCCCTTACCGAGGTCAAGGTTTGTCGAAATTAATACTCCAGATGGTAGAGGCGATCGCATTGGATTTAGGCTGTTGTAAAATAACGCTAGAAGTCTTAGATGGCAATCATGTGGCTAAAGCTGCATATAAATCTTTTGGTTTTAGTGGTTATGAACTAAACCCACAAATGGGTCATGCGTTATTTTGGGAGAAGAAGTTATCGATCGCAACATGTCTCTAA
- a CDS encoding Uma2 family endonuclease has translation MIAQPKYISPQDDQLIMSPTEYLAWESEQDSRHEYENGRIIAMTGGTVPHSQIPANLSALLIPHLRGKGCKVSGNDAKVTIRSGKYYYPDVVVSCDERDRFSRDFLQYPTLIAEVLSPTTEARDRGIKQQNYMLIDTLQTYILINSEHPRIEIYQRLDRVWEYISIAIEQTNFDQDDPLIHITSIDLQFPLSALYENIDFVDGEQI, from the coding sequence ATGATTGCTCAACCAAAATACATAAGCCCACAAGATGATCAACTAATCATGTCGCCTACAGAATATCTCGCTTGGGAAAGTGAGCAAGATAGCAGACATGAATACGAAAACGGTAGAATTATTGCGATGACTGGCGGCACAGTTCCCCATAGCCAGATTCCTGCAAATTTATCGGCATTATTAATTCCGCATCTGCGGGGTAAAGGTTGCAAGGTATCTGGCAATGATGCCAAGGTCACCATCAGATCTGGGAAGTATTATTATCCTGATGTGGTTGTTTCCTGTGATGAGCGCGATCGCTTCTCTCGTGATTTCTTGCAATATCCTACTCTCATTGCCGAAGTCTTATCGCCTACAACAGAAGCTCGCGATCGCGGTATTAAGCAGCAAAACTATATGTTGATCGATACGCTGCAAACCTATATCCTTATCAACTCTGAGCATCCCAGAATTGAAATTTACCAGAGGCTTGATCGGGTTTGGGAATATATATCGATTGCGATCGAGCAGACAAATTTTGACCAAGATGATCCGCTTATTCACATCACCAGTATCGATCTCCAGTTTCCTCTATCAGCACTTTACGAAAACATCGATTTTGTTGATGGCGAACAAATTTAA
- a CDS encoding DevA family ABC transporter ATP-binding protein, producing the protein MNSPLPIATSTPVISSQNLNHYFGDGDLRKQALFDINLDIHAGEIIIMTGPSGSGKTTLLTLMGGLRSAQEGSLKILNQEIRGADKNSLIQIRRNIGYIFQAHNLMTFLTARQNVRMSLELHDEDGTSDLDGKASAMLEAVGLGHRLEYYPDSLSGGQKQRVAIARALVSQPKIVLADEPTAALDKKSGREVVELMQTLAKQKGCTILLITHDNRILDIADRIVYMEDGKLVPNIDAGH; encoded by the coding sequence ATGAATTCCCCACTTCCCATTGCTACATCTACTCCCGTAATTTCCTCCCAAAATCTCAATCATTATTTTGGCGATGGAGACTTACGCAAACAGGCACTTTTTGATATCAATCTCGATATCCATGCTGGCGAAATCATCATCATGACGGGGCCCTCTGGTTCAGGCAAAACTACGCTCCTGACGCTTATGGGCGGGTTGCGATCGGCTCAGGAGGGTAGTCTTAAAATCTTAAATCAAGAAATTCGTGGCGCTGATAAAAACTCTCTCATACAAATCCGCCGCAATATTGGCTATATCTTTCAAGCCCATAATTTGATGACTTTCCTCACGGCTAGACAAAATGTACGCATGTCTCTAGAACTTCACGATGAGGATGGAACTTCCGATCTTGATGGTAAGGCATCTGCTATGCTCGAAGCAGTCGGACTAGGACATCGCCTCGAATATTATCCCGATAGCCTCTCTGGTGGTCAAAAACAACGGGTAGCGATCGCTCGTGCGCTAGTTTCTCAACCCAAAATCGTCCTAGCCGATGAACCCACGGCAGCCCTTGATAAAAAATCGGGTCGCGAAGTGGTGGAACTCATGCAAACCCTCGCCAAACAAAAAGGCTGCACAATTCTCCTCATCACCCACGACAATCGCATCCTCGACATCGCCGATCGCATTGTCTATATGGAAGATGGCAAACTCGTTCCCAATATTGACGCTGGTCATTAA
- the tnpA gene encoding IS200/IS605 family transposase produces the protein MSFWQLYYHFVWATKDRLPLISPDKESHLYDFIIGKSDSLGAIVYAINGTENHIHLVASVPPTIALSEFIKRIKGSSSHDWNQNLAIAGNAFAWQGGYGVFSFGQKQLDWAIAYVQNQKIHHQNGSIVLSLEKDGE, from the coding sequence ATGTCTTTCTGGCAACTTTACTATCATTTTGTTTGGGCAACCAAAGATCGTCTGCCACTCATTAGCCCTGACAAGGAATCGCATCTTTATGATTTTATTATTGGTAAATCTGATTCGCTAGGAGCAATTGTTTACGCAATTAATGGAACAGAAAATCACATTCATCTAGTAGCTTCAGTTCCACCAACCATTGCTTTGTCTGAGTTCATCAAAAGGATTAAAGGAAGTAGCTCCCATGATTGGAATCAGAACTTAGCGATCGCAGGAAATGCCTTTGCATGGCAGGGTGGATATGGCGTTTTTTCTTTTGGGCAAAAACAATTAGACTGGGCGATCGCCTATGTACAAAATCAGAAAATACATCATCAGAATGGCTCTATTGTTTTATCTTTGGAGAAAGATGGCGAATGA
- a CDS encoding GAP family protein, with translation MSALLPSLIAIAALDSLNPSAIALQVYLLGTTKPIPRSLAFVIGIFLAYWTSGLLAVLGLNQFIQTVIANSGISLSTPLLYTIQLLIGIILLVVGITLRIPAQTEPVKAPTKLTLARTFLLGMSVTVLELPTALPYFAAIEQIARANLDLLSIASILALYNLIFVLPPIALVVLYLLFHRQSFVLSLLQRINRSIAIYSPHILRFVLLGLGIFLIADCFSHSLAFTFGNPSIKLP, from the coding sequence ATGTCAGCCTTACTTCCATCGCTAATTGCGATCGCGGCACTCGATAGCCTTAATCCATCCGCGATCGCTTTACAAGTCTATTTGCTAGGAACGACAAAGCCAATTCCGCGATCGCTCGCCTTTGTGATCGGCATATTTCTTGCCTATTGGACATCGGGATTATTGGCAGTATTAGGCTTAAATCAATTTATTCAGACCGTAATTGCGAACTCTGGAATCTCTTTATCTACGCCATTACTTTATACAATTCAGCTTCTGATTGGCATAATTTTATTGGTAGTGGGCATTACGCTCCGAATTCCTGCTCAAACTGAACCAGTAAAAGCACCGACAAAATTAACCCTAGCAAGAACCTTCCTACTGGGAATGTCCGTAACGGTTTTAGAACTTCCCACCGCTTTACCTTATTTCGCAGCAATCGAACAGATTGCCCGTGCTAACCTAGATCTGCTCTCGATCGCCAGTATTTTAGCACTTTATAACCTAATTTTTGTCTTACCACCGATCGCTCTAGTTGTTCTCTATCTTTTATTTCATCGTCAAAGTTTTGTCCTGTCTCTCCTCCAGCGCATTAACCGCTCCATTGCTATCTATTCACCTCATATTCTTCGTTTCGTGCTTTTGGGATTAGGCATCTTTCTGATTGCTGACTGCTTCTCTCATAGCCTTGCCTTTACCTTTGGAAATCCATCAATCAAACTTCCATAG